The following proteins are co-located in the Flammeovirga kamogawensis genome:
- a CDS encoding SusC/RagA family TonB-linked outer membrane protein: MMKRVLFLLSFILCSISMSFAQERRVEGVISDANGDTMPGATVLVVGTTIGAVTDFNGHFSINVPESGTKLQARLIGYTTQEVEIGTQSVINLILQEDAQELDEVVVTALGMEKDKKSLGYSVTEVKGDDLKTADNDILSSLNGQVAGVQVTSSSGAVGSSSRVVIRGNSSLTGDNQPLYVVDGVPVDNTYNSGNTSSGGADFGSPISDINPDDIEAMTVLKGPNAAALYGSRAVNGAIIITTKKGKGSKGLGVSLSNTTTFQTPLILPDYQNTYGQGMGGQFSFVDGKGGGIADGVDESWGPRMDVGLMVPQFHSNGEAVPFNSNPNNVRDFFETGHVSTSNLSISHSNDDTNVRFSLMYSDQKGMVPNTGLNTYSASMAFGHKINDKLRFDAKATYSHRGADNLPSQGYDGNNVMQQFVWFGRQVDTNELKNYKKADGTPYNWNYNYHDNPYWISYENTNSQRRDRVNGYASMKYNFTDFLSLQVKGGTDFYSENRMARTAKYSINNPTGGFTEENYFVSESNFDFLLSFSKDFGNDWNVSANAGGNNMYRNYKRDGMIVTGLATPGIYTPANAVGQVDASTYFEEQVINSLYATASVGFRDYLFMDVSVRNDWSSTLPAANDSFLYPAINLSYVFSEHFEMPSFITQGKVRGGWAQVGAAANPYMLNNVYMSPLPWDGYPMFKYENVQANPNLKPETTNAWETGLEMGFFNNRLGFEGVYYKKNTYDQIVQADVSSTSGFRYSAINAGEIENKGFEFLLYGTPIQTVDFQWDVSFNYTRNINTVKSLADGVDSFILGDYWGLTTEARPGEQLGTFYGIAYQRSPEGDIIVDENGIPLRTDEKEALGSINPDWRGGIRNSITYKGFTLSALIDIQKGGSIFSVTNMFGEYAGVLESTAIDREAGRKVGVVPDGNGGYVPNEVSADAMDYYWGLYGIHEEYIYDATYVKLAQLSIGYNIPQKWLGNTGIKGLYVAAVGNDLWMMYKNAPNIDPQAGFGAGMSGQGFEFGQLPTARSFGFDIKMKF; encoded by the coding sequence ATGATGAAAAGAGTATTATTCTTACTCTCTTTTATCTTGTGTAGCATTTCTATGTCATTTGCACAAGAGAGAAGGGTAGAAGGTGTAATTTCTGATGCCAATGGCGATACTATGCCTGGTGCTACTGTACTTGTTGTAGGAACTACAATTGGTGCTGTTACAGATTTTAATGGACACTTCTCTATCAATGTTCCAGAAAGTGGAACAAAACTACAAGCTAGACTAATTGGCTACACTACTCAAGAAGTAGAAATTGGTACACAATCTGTTATCAATCTTATTTTACAGGAAGACGCACAAGAACTTGATGAAGTTGTTGTAACAGCGTTGGGTATGGAGAAAGATAAGAAGTCTTTAGGGTATTCTGTCACTGAGGTAAAAGGTGATGATTTAAAAACTGCAGACAATGATATCCTAAGTTCTTTGAACGGACAAGTTGCTGGTGTTCAGGTAACATCTTCATCTGGAGCTGTTGGTTCTTCATCTCGTGTAGTAATTCGTGGTAACTCTTCTTTAACAGGTGATAATCAACCGTTATATGTAGTAGATGGAGTGCCAGTGGATAACACTTACAACTCAGGAAATACATCTTCAGGTGGAGCAGATTTTGGATCACCTATTTCTGATATCAACCCTGACGATATTGAAGCAATGACAGTACTAAAAGGACCAAACGCAGCAGCCTTATATGGTTCTCGTGCTGTTAATGGTGCAATTATCATTACTACTAAAAAAGGAAAGGGTTCTAAAGGCTTAGGTGTTTCTTTATCGAATACAACAACTTTCCAAACACCTTTAATCTTACCAGATTACCAAAATACGTATGGTCAGGGTATGGGAGGTCAATTCTCGTTTGTAGATGGTAAAGGTGGTGGTATTGCCGATGGTGTTGATGAGTCATGGGGACCAAGAATGGATGTTGGTCTTATGGTTCCTCAATTCCACTCAAATGGCGAAGCTGTTCCTTTTAATTCTAACCCAAATAACGTTAGAGATTTCTTTGAGACAGGGCATGTGTCTACATCAAATTTATCTATTTCACATAGTAATGATGATACAAATGTACGTTTCAGTTTAATGTATTCAGACCAAAAAGGGATGGTGCCAAATACTGGCTTGAATACCTACAGTGCTTCAATGGCATTTGGTCATAAGATCAATGATAAACTTAGGTTTGATGCTAAGGCAACTTATTCTCATAGAGGAGCTGACAATTTACCTTCTCAGGGTTATGATGGAAATAATGTAATGCAACAATTCGTGTGGTTTGGTCGTCAGGTAGACACAAACGAACTAAAGAACTATAAAAAAGCAGACGGAACTCCTTATAACTGGAACTACAATTACCACGACAACCCTTATTGGATTTCTTATGAGAATACAAATTCTCAGCGCCGTGACCGTGTAAATGGTTATGCATCTATGAAGTACAATTTTACAGACTTTTTAAGTTTACAGGTTAAAGGAGGTACAGATTTTTATTCAGAAAATCGTATGGCAAGAACTGCAAAATATTCAATAAACAATCCAACGGGTGGTTTTACAGAAGAGAATTATTTTGTTAGTGAATCTAACTTTGATTTCCTTTTATCTTTCTCTAAAGATTTTGGTAACGATTGGAATGTATCTGCTAATGCAGGTGGTAACAATATGTACAGAAATTACAAGAGAGATGGTATGATTGTTACTGGCCTTGCAACTCCTGGTATTTATACGCCAGCCAATGCAGTGGGGCAAGTAGATGCATCAACTTATTTTGAAGAGCAAGTGATTAATTCACTGTATGCAACAGCTTCTGTTGGTTTTAGAGATTATTTATTTATGGATGTTTCTGTCCGTAATGACTGGTCTTCTACATTACCAGCAGCTAATGATAGCTTCTTATACCCTGCAATCAACTTATCTTATGTATTCTCAGAGCATTTTGAAATGCCAAGCTTTATTACACAAGGTAAAGTGCGTGGTGGTTGGGCTCAAGTAGGTGCTGCAGCTAATCCATACATGCTAAATAATGTCTACATGTCGCCTTTACCATGGGATGGCTATCCAATGTTTAAGTACGAAAACGTACAAGCAAACCCTAACTTAAAACCTGAAACTACAAATGCATGGGAGACTGGTTTAGAAATGGGATTCTTTAATAACCGTTTAGGTTTTGAAGGTGTTTACTACAAGAAAAACACGTACGATCAGATTGTTCAAGCTGATGTATCTTCTACTTCTGGTTTTAGATATTCTGCAATTAATGCTGGTGAAATTGAAAATAAGGGTTTTGAATTCCTTTTATATGGTACGCCTATTCAAACCGTGGACTTTCAGTGGGATGTGTCGTTCAATTATACAAGAAATATCAACACAGTTAAATCATTGGCTGATGGGGTAGACTCGTTCATTTTAGGTGATTATTGGGGTTTAACTACAGAGGCTCGTCCTGGAGAGCAATTAGGTACTTTCTATGGTATTGCATATCAAAGGTCTCCAGAAGGTGATATTATTGTTGATGAAAATGGTATTCCTTTAAGAACAGACGAGAAAGAAGCATTAGGTTCTATCAACCCAGATTGGAGAGGTGGTATTCGTAACTCGATCACTTACAAAGGTTTCACATTATCTGCATTAATTGATATTCAAAAAGGTGGTAGTATTTTCTCTGTAACAAATATGTTTGGTGAATATGCCGGTGTTCTTGAATCTACAGCTATAGATCGTGAAGCAGGTAGAAAAGTAGGTGTTGTTCCTGATGGAAATGGTGGTTATGTACCTAACGAAGTTTCTGCAGATGCAATGGATTATTATTGGGGCTTATATGGTATTCATGAAGAATACATCTATGATGCAACTTATGTAAAACTTGCTCAATTATCTATTGGATATAACATTCCTCAAAAATGGTTAGGCAATACAGGTATCAAAGGTTTATATGTTGCCGCAGTAGGTAATGACCTTTGGATGATGTATAAAAATGCTCCAAATATTGATCCTCAAGCAGGTTTTGGTGCAGGAATGTCTGGTCAAGGTTTCGAATTTGGTCAATTGCCAACAGCTAGAAGCTTTGGTTTTGATATCAAAATGAAATTCTAG